The Mesotoga infera genome window below encodes:
- a CDS encoding acetyltransferase, translated as MILDEEALINGKTNIIAYFTVSTKALNLREGISKNVRKHLDDLGNKRSSTFVVYLIGQLGKNDAHRSEIDGNELVARAIATIREAYEIVGGRCILIECEPIPGLRKLYEDNGFAFLQESLDNDSLIQLIRFIDA; from the coding sequence TTGATACTGGATGAAGAAGCCTTGATTAATGGGAAGACAAATATCATCGCTTATTTCACGGTATCGACGAAAGCACTCAACCTTAGAGAGGGAATCAGCAAGAATGTTAGAAAACACCTTGATGACCTGGGGAACAAGCGGAGTTCTACCTTCGTTGTTTACCTCATTGGCCAGCTTGGAAAGAACGATGCTCATCGCTCGGAGATAGATGGGAATGAACTTGTCGCCCGGGCAATAGCTACCATCAGAGAGGCCTATGAGATAGTTGGAGGTCGGTGTATTCTCATCGAGTGTGAACCGATTCCAGGTCTCAGAAAGCTTTACGAAGACAATGGCTTCGCTTTTCTTCAAGAGTCACTTGACAACGACTCATTGATTCAGTTAATACGTTTTATTGACGCCTGA
- a CDS encoding type II toxin-antitoxin system RelE/ParE family toxin, which translates to MSYRISFTRSSKRQHEKLDTAVKNRIDKSFRQLVDYYDGKTSKEPDVKSLSGKYNGILRLRVGDYRIIFQVRGDEFLILGFR; encoded by the coding sequence ATGAGTTACCGGATTAGCTTCACGAGATCGAGCAAGAGGCAACATGAAAAGCTCGATACCGCGGTCAAGAATAGAATAGACAAAAGCTTCCGACAGCTTGTAGATTACTACGACGGAAAAACTAGCAAGGAACCGGACGTTAAAAGTCTTTCGGGCAAATACAACGGAATACTTCGATTGAGGGTCGGCGATTACAGGATCATTTTCCAGGTCCGGGGAGATGAGTTTTTAATTCTTGGGTTCAGATAG